TGGAGACTAGAGCTTCTTCATGCCTTCCCAGTCACAAAACAGGATTACCTAAGAAATGCTTTTTcatgaattaattaatttgtgcgtgtgtgcatgtgtaccagTCTGTACATCAGTATTTTCATGCCACAGTATGCAAATAGACGTCAGAGGACAAACTTGTAGGAATTGGGTATCTCCTCCTGCCCCTGTAGTTCCCAGGGAGTAATTGAACTCGGTCATCAGGCATAATGACAGTCACCTTTACCTCTTGAGTCACCTTGCTGGCCCTAGGGCTCTTTTTAGCTTTTCATTACTGGATATTCTAGACCATgaataactgaaaatattattGCTATTTCTCAGAACTTTGGGGGTTGCCTGCCTTGAGAATTACTATAGCAAGCAAGACTTAGTAAATTGTGGCATGTGCCTCCAAGCAAAGAATTAGCACATTGTGAAAGTTGGCCCTCACTGTGGCACGTGTTCTTTGAAATGCCATTTACCATGTAGAAGTCATATAGAAGCCATGTAAGGACACTGTAGGGAGCTGAAGACGTAACTCATTGGTGGCGTGCCTGACTGACACGCACAGTGTCTGAGTGTAGTCTGCAGTCTTGTGTGGAATAagtgtggtagcacacagctGCAAATTGGGAgtggagttcaagatcagccttagctacatagcaagtttgaagctagcctgtgTCTGCATGAAATCCCTGTCTATAACAAATGCACTGTGAGTAGTTCATGGAATTGATAACCCAGGAAAGGGTGTCAGGGACCTGCTACCTGGGATGGAATAAGTCTTGTCCAGTGTACCACATGAAAAGATGACCAGAGCAACTTTGGCTACCAAACAGGAGTATTTTCTTACTGGTCCCCACGGCCAAATTCCAGCTTGAATGTGTGGAGTGTTGACCCTCCTGTTGGGTTTCTCCTTAGCCCCTCCTGCCTGTCCCAGCCCTTGCCAAAAAGGACAGCTGAAACGCAGAGCCACCATTAACCCTCTTTTACCTAAACCATGGCTGTCAGGGTTTGAATAAAATTGGAAGATACATAAATTAGCTTTGAGGATTATTGGTCTGAGCTGTGGTTCTCAGCCCTGACTTCGCAAGGTGCTGCTGGTTTCTGTTCCCCTGGAATAAAGCCTGCCAGCTGCAAAGCTCTTTGGTGCCCTTGCACTCGGTCCTGGAACTTTCAtctgagctgctgctgctgctgctctcacTGTTGTCCAAATAAATAGTGATGCTTTGGCACCAAGTTAGAGGACACAGCTGACTTTCTTATTCTGTAAAAATCACCAGTCACCATGGACTAAGAATTTCCAGCCCATTGCATTGCTCACACATGGTCCTCACTAACTGTTGTCCTTCTCCATGAGGGACTCACCACAAAGACATCCCAACAAGGTAGCTTTTATCCCTGCAGAAAGGAACAGCTGGAAGTTGGTAGTTATCCCACATAAGAAGCATGAGACAGGGACATGAAGAAACTTGCAGTATTTCAAAGGGCACAGAAAGCAGTGTCCACTGGCTGAAATCAGTCTCCTGCCTTTTGGTCTTTATGGAAGGGAAGATGAAACAATGGATGATGCTGGACCAGGAGAAGACCAAAACTGATGTTAGAGGTTTCCAGAGGGATGTAGGTACTCAAGTGGGGGCTTAAGAAGGTGGAtcatctccaaagctacacagagaaagcttgccttgaaaaaccaaggaaaaacaaaaacaaaacagtggatCATGGCTTTCTGAGAACATACCCTGTGGAGAAAGTTGAGGTAAAGCATAAGAAGTCCTACTTGAAGgtgaaaaacaaaatgtaccCAACCTCCCTACATAAACAAACCTAAGACCCACAACCATCACTATCTACATTGTGATCCATGGTGCATACAGACTGATGTCTGCCCTCTGACTCAGTGGCCACCATGAACACTGATGTCCCACAAAGGCAGTGTCTGGTGGCCCTCTGTAAGGCAAACCTCTTTGGGGATCAAGACACCAGGGAACACCGGCAGAAATCCTCCTTTTTTGATTTCCTGCTGACTGAGGTGTATTGTTTCTGACACACTTGACTTCTCAACACAATGCTCTGGTAGCTGAAAAACTACTGACAGGGCTTAGAAAGGCATGTGggcatgtgttcctgtgtgtgggAGTGCAGGAGTGCGTGCACTTGTGTATGAGGAGTGTACTTGCACgctatacatgcatatacattcatctgtgtgtgcacacttgtacatacatgtgcacagatgTTAAATCACACAGGGAGGTCATAGATAGCCCTTGGTGTCACATTTGTAGTTGCTCTAGTTTCAGAGTCCACATCAGTGGGACAAGGGGACAAGCCAAGCTTGGAGCACATTTTAGCAAGCTCTACACTGCCCACAGCTCCGTTCAGTGACCAGCAGGACCTTTGCCTCTGTTCTGAAGTGGAGCCTGACGAAAGATAGCTGTCGAAGCCTATGTGCAGACACAGCTACAAATCACCCACTCTAGACTCTGGGTTTTCTGGGTGAGAATGAACAGTCACAAAATCCAGAGAATGAAATAGGGGCTCTCCATAAAGCATTCCCTGGAACAAATGTACTATTTCCGGTTAAGGTACATGAATGTTAAATTGTTTGTGTTTACTGTGGTCACACTGAATGTGAAAGCAACAGGATTAACTactgttgtttttgctgtttctcaCTATCGACATTATGGTGATGTGGAGTTGAAATCTGTACCCTCAACTTTCAGAAAATGCACCCATACattatgtctttaaaaacaatagaCACAGGAATTGACTGTAGCTCAGCAGAATAGTAGTTGCCTACATGCAGAAAAAACTTggattcaatcccagcactgtcaCATTTTCTTAGAAAGATGCaaaattgaatgaataaatacttaaaagcagatagacacatttttatatatacagatacatacTCACAGACAGTGCATGAATTTGCTGATGTGAATGTTTTAAATCCACCCTGTTAATTTCCCCAAAATACATCTTACATAGAAATGATTTTTACTATGTCCATATATTAACATAAATGATTTTTACTGACCTTTATGAAATCCAAAGTCCATACTTATGAGCTGAGCATGCAGTTCcatccctgtaactccagcacttgagaggtaagGCAACAGAATCaggaatttaaggtcagcctgagctacatggtatGAGACTatgcctcaaaagaaaacaaaagatgcacACTTTTACTAGAGAAAAACATGGGAAAGCCTGGGTCTTCTTTTTCACAGTTAAACATCTGTTAAGGAAAATAGTAAGAGACACAGAAGATCACTTAGCTGTCCCTCTTCCATTATCCTTCCCCCAACTATTGGTAGCCTGATCGTGTGCTGGTGCTCAGTGCAGATCTCACTGTTGAGCAGCGTGAGCTTGCTGTCCACACAGGGAACTTGCAGTGAAACACCTGCCTCCTGCCAGTTCTCTCATCTTCCTCTTGTTCAGCAGTTCTTTTTCCCATCAGACTATGGCCCACACTGTAGACCTTGCTCACTTTGTACTAAAGAATCCAAAACTTTACAAAGAAGCAAACTCCACTGGGAAATTGAGTCAACATGTGTTATGCTCATATTCCAGATTGATCCTCTACAAACAAAACATCCAGCACTGGTGCACAGACAGTCCCTTCTGTGCTCCATTGGGATGGTTCATGTCTGCTCCATCTGCTGGTACCCTCAAGGCAGGGCTGCAGTCACAGAAGCCTCCCCAGCCAGGGCTCTTGACCCAACTTCCTCATAGTGCCTGACTGGGCTGGCCACCTTTTCTAAGCTTAGGACATCACTGTCCCTTCCACTGCTCACGAGAACATAGTCACTGTGGCCAGTCCAGACTTGGGGTGACACTAAGGACATAAGTAGAATGCCAGAAGCCAGAGTCTATGTTGGCTACATTTTCTGTCCATTTCCTTGGCCCTAACACCTTGACCATAAGTGGTCTAAATTCATATGTACAAAACTAAATGCTGGAGGGATGTCGGCTGCCTTGTGCAGAGGACAGGTCAGGGCGCTAGCTACGCTTACCATCACCTGCAGTATCAGTCTTAGCCTCAAGATCATTTTTtagtctcccccccaccccaagtgctCTGAAGTTGAATTTGTAAAAGCCCAGACAGGGTACAACAGGGACAGGAATCCTGTTGCCCAGCACCTGTGTTTCTGTCTGGAGATGAAATTTTCCCAAGATTAACTTTGTGAATAAAAATTCAAGTCACATTACCACCGCACAAAAAGAAATGTTAGCCCTGTGAAACTCAAGAAgaaatggaatccaattgaagagGGAAGTTTGGGGCAAGCACCAGGAAATCCTTTGACCAGAAGTGTTGCTAGATTGGGGAAGTGTCCCCAAAGGAAGTGGGAGACATGCAAAAGCTCACCCCCCACGAAAGGATAGCATTTCCTCTGCACATTGTCTCCAAATCCTGTCCTAGGCCACTTTATCCTGGCAGACACAAAACAGCAAGACTCAGCTATGAGAATAAATAAAGTAGTTCGTTTGTTTGCTATAATAAAGGGGGCTTTTATAGTACACCCTCACCCAGCCACCCCCCAAAAATTTTCCATTGCAAGGAAGGTTGCAGCTTATAGAAGGGCCTTTGCCCTGGCTCTGGCATTGTTGTTGGGGACAGAATGTGCAAAGTCTTGGACTGTGTTTTAACCTGCATGCTTCTACCACTGCAGAGTTCTGAAGTGAAGAATGTCCTTGGGAAGGAGTTGGGGCCTTTACTCTGCTTTGTGCAGTCCATCACCCCACAGCAGACCAGCTGCGTCACCCTGGAGGAGATTGAGTTTCTGGGTGCAGGAGAAGCCGACCAACTAGCTTCCTGACATCCGGGAACTTTGCACAGAGAGTGGGGGCTTGATTTGGGGAGCCGTGTTAACTCCACAGAGTATTCTTACGGTTTTGAattcaatggatttttttttcctggcaaatAGATTAATAGGAtggttttgtaaattaaaaatcaaaatacctttcttacaatttttttaaCTTACCTTCCTATAAGTTTAAGGACATGTTCCTAAAGCTTGAGTGTCTCTGTGGTCTTCATGTTGCATTACTAAGGAAATATTGATTTGTTAGGAGAATTCTTTGTTATAACTTTAAAGTATTTAAGACTTTAccaatatttatacatttttttctttgtggtattAATGTTCCCTGGAAGACTATTCTGTAAAGCTTCAACCAGTATCTCATATTGAGATATTGCTGCtcttgtataataaataaataaatgttcgaCCCATGCTCTTTGTGGTTTTAGTATTCTTGGGACTGCCAGAGATGGCACTGTCATCCATACAATGTGGATGAGCTGGTGTGTTGAGATTTGTATTAACAAACAGGTTTCTGTAGCTTGCTCCACCACATGCCTGTCACACACAGCGAGCCACCATCCTGTGCTTTGGACAGGATTTAAATTACTAGAAGCTACGTATTTGGACCCTGaatattgttttcttctgtaCAGCAGCATAGTAACAACAGGCCGTGATCCTAACTCATGGCTTTCTTAGAAGAAAAGCTTTTTTTATTAAGCCCTCAAACATTACAATTAACGGCTTTGGGAGCTGTCCTTTTTATATACTACCATATGAATTTGTCCTGGTGCACATTTTGAAATCTACACAATGTCTCTAGGATtgaggaaaatgaaagcaaagccaCACAAGTGAAGACGAATCCGGTTTCTGACTCTCGGGCTCTCTTCCACCCTCTCACCCTTCAGCTGTTCTCTGGCCAGCCCCAACCCAGGTCTGCACACCCTGGGATCACATCACACCTTCCACCTAACATGGAGTAGCCATGCTTTCCCATGATCCTTCCACTGGCAATACTGAGCATGAGGCCAACTCTGCCAGGCTTCCAAAGCAAGCCAACTAACTGATCCACCTCCTTACCCGTGTGGGCACCTCACCGGGTCCCTTGGCTCCCAGGTGCCTGCTTTTCCCTGTTGCGGTCCCAGCACATTGTGTGCGGGACAGACTGAATATAGGAAGCTGCAGCGatttaaatgcttatttattCTTACAAATATTGTAAAAATTGATATAAAAAGCATGCGCAGTCTCTTCCATTTATCTACAAAAGTCTGTCGGAAAGTCTTTTTTCTACAAATGTACCTTAGCTGCAATGGTAATAAGACGTAGAAAACGCtaccattataaaaataatttaaggggGGAAGGGAAGACTCATAGCTCCTCTCGCAGTCCAGTGTCCAAGCTGCAGCTTCCGGTCGCTCGCACATCCCAGAGAAACTGCAGCGGCTCTGGCGGCGTCTGCTCCGGGCCGGCCGTCGGGGTCTGAGGTATCGGTCGTTTGGAGTCTCTGAGGCCCACGCCGCGCGTTACCGGCAGTCGGCGCCGGCGGGCGGCAGGAAAGGCGGGCTGGGCAGCTGTTTGAAGAACTGCCGGAGGCCGGCCAGGTCCCGCGTGAGCTGCTCCACGCGCTGGTGCAGCTTCTCGTTCTCGGCCGACAGCTCCACCAGCTTCTGCTGCATCTCCTGGTTGCGCCGCTTGGCCTTGTCGCGGCTCTTGCGCACAGCGATGTTGTTGCGCTCGCGCCGCTGCCGGTACTCGGGGCTGCCGCGGTCCGGACCCCTCTTGCCCGCGCCCTTCTCTCGGACGGGACCGGGCGCCAGGCTCGGCCCTGGGCTGCCTCGAGGGGGCTCGGGCGACGTGGGCGGCGTGGGCTGCGCCGCGGCCGCCAGGCTCACCACGGTCTGCGCGCACACGGCCACTTGCGCGGGCAGCAGGGAGCCCGGCGCGTCGCTGTCGCCCCAGTCGGGTTCGCGCTTGAGCGGGCCCCGGACGACCGAACCGGAGCCTGGGGGTCGCGTGGGGCCGCCGGGCAGCAGCTCCAGGCCGCCCGTGCCGGCCGCCTTGTGGTTGCTGTTGAAGAGGTCGGCGAAGAGCTCGTCGTGGCACAGCTCCAGGGTGGGCACGGCGGCCATGGAGTCAATGTAGGCGCTGAAGTCGATGGCGCTCTCGTCGTCGTACATGGCAGGGGCCGTGGAACCCGGCTCCCCCAGGTCCCCCGGCTCGGGCCCGCGGCCCGGCTTGCCCGCTCTGCCTGCCTCGTAGAAGGCCGCGGGCTCGGTGGGCCAGGGTGCGCCGCGCGCGGGGCTGTCCAGGCTGAAAAGCGCGGCGCTCATGGCGGCGTCGGCCCAGCAAGGCGTCCAAATTGGGCTGTCACCTCGCCGGACCCGGCCGCCGCCTTTTCTAGCCCCAGCTGACGCGCACGCCCCGCCCCGGCACCGCGGGTCGGGGACCCGAGCGGGGAGGAACCGCCCGCGCTGCTGGGAACGACCCGCCCTCTGCCCGCACTCCcggccctccctccttcctgtttgTGCGGTTTGGAGCCTACTTAGTCCTCCGAGCCTGGAGCGAAATGAAGATGAGGATTTGGCCCCGACGCGCGCGCGAAGCGTGCCGCCTGAAGTCACCGAAGACGGCGGCCCGAGGCCACAGGTTTTAGCCTGGGCGCCTCCGCCGCGGGGCCAGGAGTGGACCTGGGGTCGGGAAGTCGGGGCCAGCATTCGGGGGTCCGCGGAGCCATCGGGCGTCTCCGAATATTCGAACCACACTTCCCGGGGGTGCAGAGGCTCAACCACACAGCCTGATGGACGTACGGATCGACGGGACCTCCCCACTGACCTCCGAGCCACGGGAGAGTGACTCCCACCCTAAATACCGTGCGTTTCTCCGCACCTGACAGCGAGCTGGGGTCTGccgggtttttttgttttttgttttttattttttttccagattaaACGTCTGCCACCTGGTGGTAATATAGTAtctccctgtttcttttccttgctaattgttcccaaaagtAACTGTGGCTTTGCTGAAAGGTAAGATATACACCGATAGCTACAAAGAGGTGTGAAGTTGCCAGCTCttaaaactgcttttaaaaatgtgttgcaaATTTCATGAAAAGATGAAGTGAAAATGCAGCCCAGCTACTCAGAGCTGAAGCTGGAGGGGTAGGTGAGCCCAAGAGTTCAAGTTCCAGTCTCAAACAAACATAAGACAAACATAAGTCAAG
This genomic stretch from Cricetulus griseus strain 17A/GY chromosome 4, alternate assembly CriGri-PICRH-1.0, whole genome shotgun sequence harbors:
- the Cebpd gene encoding CCAAT/enhancer-binding protein delta, producing the protein MSAALFSLDSPARGAPWPTEPAAFYEAGRAGKPGRGPEPGDLGEPGSTAPAMYDDESAIDFSAYIDSMAAVPTLELCHDELFADLFNSNHKAAGTGGLELLPGGPTRPPGSGSVVRGPLKREPDWGDSDAPGSLLPAQVAVCAQTVVSLAAAAQPTPPTSPEPPRGSPGPSLAPGPVREKGAGKRGPDRGSPEYRQRRERNNIAVRKSRDKAKRRNQEMQQKLVELSAENEKLHQRVEQLTRDLAGLRQFFKQLPSPPFLPPAGADCR